A window of the Nitrosopumilus ureiphilus genome harbors these coding sequences:
- a CDS encoding threonine synthase: MTRTSLQCRECKKDYDDAFKYICDKCFGPLDVKYDFPAITKNTFTNRDHTYWRYFELLPIENKSNIVSIGAGMTPLIKADNLGEKLGLNNLYIKNDSVNPTFSFKDRPAGVAVSKAKEFGLSSVGCASTGNLASATAAHAAKAGLPCHVFAPSNIEMAKITQALSYGANYIAVDGTYDDANRIAAQIGDSKSIGIVNINMRSHYVEGSKTFAYEVAEQLEWQVPDQLIIPVGSGAMLNAICKGFEELQSVSLLDDVSNMHMIAAQPHGCAPIVDAFKRNSKEVIPVENPDTVAKSLAIGDPGDGRYVLKRLAQYNGFAEECNNREILDAILLLAQTEGIFTEPAGGVSISVLQKMVEQGKIDANDKVVCYVTGNGLKATESIMKVLKKPDVMKADISEISAVVN, from the coding sequence TTGACTAGAACATCATTGCAATGTAGAGAATGTAAAAAAGATTATGATGATGCTTTCAAGTATATTTGTGATAAGTGTTTTGGGCCACTTGATGTAAAGTATGATTTTCCTGCAATTACTAAGAACACATTTACCAATCGTGACCACACCTATTGGAGATACTTTGAATTATTACCCATAGAGAACAAATCCAACATTGTCAGCATTGGTGCTGGAATGACCCCTCTCATCAAGGCTGACAATCTCGGGGAAAAATTAGGATTAAACAATCTTTACATCAAAAATGATTCTGTAAATCCTACGTTTTCATTCAAAGATAGACCTGCAGGAGTTGCAGTATCCAAAGCAAAGGAATTTGGATTATCATCTGTTGGTTGTGCATCTACCGGTAATTTGGCATCAGCTACTGCAGCACATGCAGCAAAAGCTGGATTACCTTGTCATGTTTTTGCTCCAAGTAATATTGAGATGGCAAAAATAACACAGGCATTGTCATATGGTGCAAATTACATTGCAGTTGATGGAACATATGATGATGCAAACAGAATTGCTGCACAAATTGGCGATAGTAAAAGTATTGGAATAGTGAACATCAACATGCGCTCTCATTATGTGGAAGGCTCTAAAACATTTGCATATGAAGTTGCAGAACAACTAGAATGGCAAGTACCAGATCAACTAATCATTCCAGTGGGGAGTGGTGCTATGCTTAATGCAATTTGTAAAGGATTTGAAGAATTACAAAGCGTTTCGTTACTTGATGACGTCTCTAATATGCATATGATTGCAGCACAACCACATGGTTGCGCACCAATAGTTGATGCATTTAAGAGAAATTCCAAAGAAGTAATCCCAGTGGAGAATCCTGACACTGTTGCAAAAAGCTTAGCTATTGGTGATCCTGGTGATGGTAGATATGTTCTAAAACGTTTAGCACAATACAATGGTTTTGCTGAAGAATGTAACAACAGAGAAATCCTTGATGCAATTTTACTACTTGCACAAACTGAAGGAATATTTACAGAGCCTGCAGGTGGAGTCTCAATATCAGTTCTTCAGAAAATGGTAGAACAAGGAAAGATTGATGCAAATGACAAAGTGGTGTGCTATGTTACTGGTAATGGTCTAAAAGCAACTGAATCAATCATGAAAGTCTTAAAAAAGCCTGATGTGATGAAAGCAGACATATCTGAGATATCGGCGGTAGTAAACTAG
- a CDS encoding cupredoxin domain-containing protein, translating into MSAPTSSHAYGIGLIALIIGMSATVVFYTSFYLPESLAKPSVSESILNPEEEFVIKIVPGAVIEGNQNYVPNQADVLLSVNNLVTWQNDDDTAHTVTPDHRTTDSYSGDFGSNGVLKPGDTYEFLFTEPQEVPYHCQPHPWMKGKIIVEVSRF; encoded by the coding sequence ATGAGTGCTCCGACATCTAGTCATGCTTATGGGATTGGACTAATTGCACTAATAATTGGCATGTCTGCAACTGTTGTCTTTTACACTTCATTTTATCTTCCAGAATCTTTGGCAAAACCATCAGTATCAGAATCTATCTTAAATCCTGAAGAGGAATTTGTAATAAAAATTGTTCCAGGAGCTGTAATTGAAGGAAATCAAAACTATGTACCAAACCAAGCAGATGTCTTGTTATCTGTCAATAATCTAGTAACTTGGCAAAACGATGACGATACTGCCCATACGGTAACTCCTGATCACAGAACAACTGATAGTTATAGTGGAGACTTTGGTTCTAACGGTGTACTCAAGCCTGGTGACACATATGAATTCCTATTTACTGAACCACAAGAGGTTCCTTATCACTGCCAACCACATCCATGGATGAAAGGAAAAATCATTGTTGAAGTAAGTAGATTCTAG
- a CDS encoding methyl-accepting chemotaxis protein, which produces MKSQIVFSVLILLLFVNFPNSFSEELELFTNSKVYAPAHTLQVYGKGLPEENLIIRIFAPDESIAKFDQITTLSDGSFNYGLLTWPQPSTNFPYGTYTVEVISTEQNGVSQKIDVKFSSTTELLDVPVERIVNTLVFAPETAAINHPIRVFVQTTSDGLLIGNEPSKLLGTTHVHLPSGISVPLSNSFKTLHQGLYFVDYVPREEGTHVFHVVAFSQGTTSHGSAATNVLSQDLGGISDQIITLNSILGETSEELNVLKSEIEGFDTTLGRASVQIDENIGTISTSVKFISEASSQLNALMLPIIASIGLIVALQVAILTRRR; this is translated from the coding sequence ATGAAATCTCAAATTGTATTTTCTGTTCTGATTCTTTTATTATTTGTAAATTTTCCTAATTCATTTTCAGAAGAACTGGAATTATTCACAAACAGCAAAGTCTACGCCCCGGCACATACTCTACAAGTTTATGGAAAAGGATTGCCTGAAGAAAATCTGATCATACGAATTTTTGCTCCTGATGAATCTATTGCAAAATTTGACCAAATAACTACTCTGTCTGACGGTTCTTTTAATTATGGACTGTTAACCTGGCCTCAACCATCAACTAATTTTCCATATGGAACATATACTGTGGAAGTAATCAGTACTGAACAAAATGGCGTCTCACAAAAAATCGATGTAAAATTTTCATCTACGACAGAATTACTTGATGTACCTGTTGAAAGAATTGTAAATACTCTAGTCTTTGCACCTGAAACTGCTGCAATAAACCACCCAATCAGAGTATTTGTACAAACTACTAGTGATGGTCTTTTAATTGGAAATGAACCTTCAAAATTATTGGGAACTACTCATGTTCACTTGCCCTCTGGAATATCTGTCCCTTTATCAAATTCATTTAAGACACTACATCAAGGATTATACTTTGTTGATTATGTTCCAAGAGAAGAAGGCACTCACGTGTTTCATGTTGTTGCCTTTAGTCAAGGAACCACATCTCATGGCTCTGCAGCTACAAATGTTCTAAGTCAAGATCTAGGAGGAATTTCAGACCAAATAATTACACTAAATTCTATTTTAGGTGAGACATCAGAGGAACTCAATGTACTCAAATCTGAAATTGAAGGATTTGATACAACTTTAGGCCGTGCAAGTGTTCAGATTGATGAAAATATTGGAACAATTTCAACATCTGTCAAATTCATTAGTGAGGCTTCCTCTCAACTCAATGCATTGATGCTACCAATTATTGCATCAATTGGATTAATTGTTGCATTGCAAGTAGCAATTCTTACTAGACGAAGATAG
- a CDS encoding DNA-3-methyladenine glycosylase 2: MQKNRTINVENSINSGQVFLWKRNGDYWYGINGQDILRVDKNGIINSFQNSKVDFFRKNDNLDDIIKSVSKDKTVRRALKQYSGLRILRQDPFQCLISFIVSSNSNIQKIKMSLEKLSKKFGVKAKYENEEFFLFPKAEKLAKASINEIKSCGVGYRAKFINEAAKMILFKKIDFEFLKNCNYHETKENIRTIPGVGNKVADCVMLFSLEKLEAFPLDRWMIRVLEKYYSNKFQIDTTTITEKQYDVLHEKIVKHFGPYAGYSQQFLFKMERENYQKKWL, translated from the coding sequence ATGCAAAAAAATCGTACAATAAATGTTGAAAATTCAATCAACAGCGGTCAGGTATTTCTTTGGAAAAGAAATGGAGATTATTGGTATGGAATAAATGGTCAAGATATTCTGCGTGTTGATAAAAATGGAATAATCAACTCTTTTCAAAATTCAAAAGTAGATTTTTTTAGAAAAAATGACAATTTAGATGACATTATCAAATCCGTTTCAAAAGACAAAACTGTAAGAAGGGCTCTAAAACAATATTCAGGGTTAAGAATTCTCAGGCAAGATCCCTTTCAATGCTTAATTTCATTTATTGTATCATCAAACTCTAATATACAAAAAATCAAAATGAGTTTAGAAAAATTATCAAAAAAGTTCGGAGTAAAAGCAAAATATGAAAATGAAGAGTTTTTTTTATTTCCAAAGGCAGAAAAACTTGCCAAAGCATCAATTAATGAAATTAAAAGCTGCGGTGTTGGGTATAGGGCTAAATTTATCAATGAAGCAGCAAAGATGATTTTATTTAAAAAAATTGATTTTGAATTCTTGAAAAATTGCAATTATCATGAAACCAAAGAGAATATTCGCACAATTCCTGGAGTTGGAAATAAAGTTGCAGATTGTGTAATGTTGTTTTCACTAGAAAAATTAGAAGCATTCCCACTAGATAGATGGATGATTAGAGTTTTGGAAAAATATTATTCAAACAAATTTCAAATAGATACTACAACAATTACGGAAAAACAATACGATGTTTTACATGAAAAAATTGTAAAACATTTCGGACCATATGCAGGTTATTCACAACAATTTCTCTTTAAAATGGAAAGAGAGAATTATCAAAAAAAGTGGCTCTAA
- a CDS encoding ThiF family adenylyltransferase: MANITFTIPSVLNQSGGEKKTEISADSLTDAFAKISELMGDDFKRRVLENDGTPRSLINIYINGKNAKFSDGMQTTLKDGDEIYILPAVAGGSEELSPKELDRFSRQVMLEEIGYNGQLKLKNSKICVVGTGGLGNPITSRLAAMGIGTLRIVDRDVIELSNLHRQTMFDEDDVGQVKVEVAAKKLQKLNPDCKIEPLAISVNDYTALEVVEGCDVVIDALDSVNARYALNKACVQFGIPFVTGAAVGVSGQAFTVLPKESACYYCMFPDLNEDAIPTCSIEGVHPSILSIVGGIEVAEAVKIIIGKKPSLSTRILHIDLENLDFNSVRTFRAEECPICGTGKLKVVKKEELILEELCGRNRGKRTYSITPTDTFDIDENAISSIAKKKGFIVENQGGLGLSMRTDELSVSLMKKGSAVIVGPKDESDAIALYKSLLNKETKTQNSL, from the coding sequence GTGGCAAATATAACATTCACAATACCTTCTGTTTTGAATCAAAGTGGAGGCGAGAAAAAAACTGAGATTTCAGCTGATTCATTAACTGATGCATTTGCAAAAATCTCTGAATTAATGGGTGATGACTTTAAGAGACGTGTCTTGGAAAATGATGGTACTCCACGTTCATTGATTAACATCTACATCAATGGAAAGAACGCAAAATTCTCTGATGGTATGCAAACTACTCTTAAAGATGGTGATGAAATTTACATTTTACCTGCAGTAGCTGGCGGTTCAGAAGAACTATCTCCAAAAGAACTAGACAGATTTTCACGACAGGTAATGCTTGAAGAGATTGGCTATAATGGACAACTGAAATTAAAAAATTCTAAAATCTGTGTTGTTGGTACTGGCGGCTTGGGAAATCCAATTACATCAAGATTAGCTGCAATGGGTATTGGAACATTAAGAATTGTTGATAGGGATGTAATTGAATTATCTAATTTACATAGACAAACTATGTTTGATGAAGATGATGTAGGTCAAGTTAAAGTTGAAGTGGCTGCAAAAAAATTACAGAAACTAAATCCTGATTGTAAGATTGAGCCTCTGGCTATTTCGGTTAATGACTATACTGCACTTGAAGTTGTTGAAGGATGTGATGTTGTTATTGATGCACTTGATAGCGTTAATGCCAGATATGCTTTAAACAAAGCGTGTGTCCAATTTGGAATTCCTTTTGTGACGGGAGCTGCAGTTGGAGTTTCAGGACAAGCATTTACAGTTTTACCAAAAGAAAGTGCATGTTACTATTGTATGTTCCCTGATCTAAATGAAGATGCAATACCAACATGTAGTATTGAAGGAGTTCATCCATCAATACTTTCGATAGTTGGTGGAATTGAAGTTGCAGAAGCTGTAAAAATCATTATTGGGAAAAAACCAAGTCTATCAACAAGAATACTTCACATTGATTTGGAAAATCTTGATTTCAATAGTGTCAGAACATTCAGAGCTGAGGAATGTCCAATTTGTGGAACAGGAAAACTTAAAGTTGTCAAAAAAGAAGAATTAATTTTAGAAGAACTGTGTGGAAGAAACAGAGGAAAGCGCACATACTCTATTACCCCAACTGATACTTTTGATATTGATGAAAATGCTATATCTAGCATTGCAAAGAAAAAAGGGTTCATTGTTGAAAATCAAGGAGGACTGGGATTGTCGATGAGAACTGATGAATTATCTGTAAGCCTTATGAAGAAAGGCTCAGCAGTTATTGTTGGACCAAAAGATGAGTCAGATGCCATTGCATTGTACAAAAGTCTCTTAAACAAAGAAACCAAGACACAAAATAGCCTGTAA
- a CDS encoding cytochrome b, which produces MAASLERRTGAVGFFYWLWDGVDRTIFTAIKFSFPARFVSPFGFLGMLTFTVFIILGVSGALLMFYYQPMLDRAWDSVQFINDEVPFGFHIRNIHYHGSNAMVLLAVLHMYYQYFSGRYKIRNEVLWMTGVILGVVTILEAFTGYDVIFSERAELAISIAASLTTSIPVAGPTIRDAALGSGFSDFVLRFYAQHVFLLPIVMLGLMAVHFPRFLVFDVPMVMAIGGAILITGGVFPIDMGFKFEPTVPPGVTVPEWYLTGIYAFMRTQYDKFVTGLLWPLLFIISLVLIPFIDRYKKFSWRDRPIITAFGITSLAQIMVTTYWGFYISPDVSVPLVERLVIDPIFFYSTMILMVPLGFGFTYMMIKLANEAERKSKLAKNTGPKKVATINLSEKWINWLLVALLAFQVFLNIAAYNAALIGMKNISLFFIGIILLVFAAFFHIYRYALSQEKNAPPAPVPVQEEKPKLAEPKVSVEQSKLPEGDSLPEGKPEPKELAPEVPTSKTQADLGVGANNNLNLGSGDLPKP; this is translated from the coding sequence ATGGCCGCTTCGCTTGAAAGAAGAACTGGAGCTGTTGGCTTCTTTTACTGGCTTTGGGATGGCGTAGATAGAACTATCTTTACTGCAATCAAGTTTTCATTTCCTGCAAGATTTGTAAGTCCTTTTGGATTTTTGGGAATGCTAACATTTACTGTGTTTATCATCCTTGGAGTATCAGGAGCGCTTCTCATGTTTTACTATCAACCAATGTTAGATAGAGCGTGGGATAGTGTTCAATTCATTAATGATGAGGTCCCATTTGGTTTTCATATTAGAAATATTCACTATCATGGTTCCAATGCAATGGTACTCTTAGCTGTTCTTCACATGTATTATCAATACTTTAGTGGAAGATACAAAATCAGAAACGAAGTTTTGTGGATGACTGGAGTCATTCTTGGTGTTGTTACAATTCTTGAAGCATTTACTGGCTATGATGTTATCTTTAGTGAAAGAGCAGAACTTGCAATTAGTATTGCAGCATCTCTGACAACATCAATTCCTGTGGCAGGACCGACAATTCGTGATGCGGCATTAGGTAGTGGGTTCTCAGACTTTGTATTGAGATTCTATGCACAACATGTCTTTTTGTTACCTATTGTAATGCTTGGACTAATGGCAGTTCACTTCCCAAGATTCTTAGTCTTTGATGTACCAATGGTAATGGCAATAGGCGGTGCAATTCTGATTACTGGCGGTGTTTTCCCTATTGACATGGGATTCAAATTTGAACCCACGGTACCGCCTGGTGTAACTGTACCTGAATGGTATCTTACAGGAATTTATGCATTCATGAGAACACAGTATGACAAGTTTGTAACAGGTCTGTTGTGGCCTTTGTTGTTTATCATATCATTAGTGCTAATACCATTCATAGATAGATACAAGAAATTCTCCTGGAGAGACAGACCGATCATTACAGCATTTGGTATTACTAGTCTTGCTCAAATCATGGTTACGACTTATTGGGGATTCTATATTTCACCGGATGTATCAGTTCCATTAGTAGAGCGTTTGGTAATTGATCCGATATTCTTCTATTCAACAATGATATTGATGGTGCCACTAGGCTTTGGATTTACTTACATGATGATCAAACTTGCAAATGAAGCTGAAAGAAAATCTAAACTTGCAAAAAATACTGGTCCAAAGAAGGTAGCAACTATCAATCTTTCTGAAAAATGGATTAACTGGTTACTAGTTGCACTATTGGCATTCCAAGTATTCCTCAACATTGCAGCTTACAATGCAGCATTGATTGGAATGAAGAACATATCATTATTCTTTATTGGAATTATTCTGTTAGTATTTGCAGCATTCTTCCATATCTACAGATATGCCCTAAGTCAAGAAAAGAATGCACCACCAGCACCTGTTCCAGTGCAAGAAGAAAAACCAAAACTTGCAGAACCTAAAGTATCCGTTGAACAAAGTAAACTTCCTGAAGGTGACTCTTTACCTGAAGGAAAACCTGAACCAAAAGAATTGGCACCTGAGGTTCCAACATCCAAGACTCAAGCAGATTTAGGAGTTGGTGCTAATAACAATCTAAATCTTGGTTCTGGAGACCTTCCAAAACCATGA
- a CDS encoding S8 family serine peptidase, with amino-acid sequence MPKAAILFSMLLLSSVLTNSYALTPGDLVLDDVKTPMTFDSEILDVDSDFFIENDFKRYLIFGTNTQDIDFLKNNSLYGIQSDTGFFYISVLSEQSASNLISQGYYVIEDSKLDFHLSDNIISDSSRIGEITGSSVAKKKYGASGNGTVIAIIDTGVDFSNPDIQHSVARDKINHPIMLDPDGQGIVLTNATFFAYIDKNDIIRNYSKPIPPDMTSSAYVNKDGVFLDVSQGGKGSKIPIYNSFFPQLGSSPIFEGILDKDMKIGNDNRNYIKSKSGVYHLGVIYQGGLQGPLARIQVVPVLVVDSFISGVYDTMIPDLSTSWEDYTRFDLKSGQKPNYDFDFTDEKPIVLGSGKEFLVYDSNNDGKNDYSAGTFGAQVLDVYGVIKNNVTDIDDSLKAINGTLLPALDSDGNFFGIMSDFMGHGTSSAASITSRGQEIYDIYNNTKKHTIVGVAPDAKIVPVKALWFGDTVYGWLWSAGFENKDHTWKFSGKPKVDIISNSWGVSNFPSFSASPGMDVLSLILSVLVTPHSLDDDYPGITIISSAGNSGHGYGTIGLPNASPFGISVGATTNNIFVGYGPFKDQPRFGNTTTHRDQVVDFSSRGPGSIGDPKPDIMSIGAHGFTPSNVIKIKKDSKDESFSLFGGTSMAAPLVSGSAAILMEEMRKQSQDYDPFLIKNILMSTATDLQNDPFTQGSGLVNVESALNYVHGNDGVFIVYNDASYDNIKKILEPAIENINSTAIGFDQFQLSSNSLPMTSWFGGQLNPGDRTTATFTIKNPTNDTLSINVKSQTLSLITKNQFDGKTVVRQQDSILNKTDTFIPNYVRLSDVTNHETIGDFFNEQNPIPDESSLMIVNVNFPFSDFMNSTSDVYADDLKISSLYLYDWIDNNNDTKITSDELSMVNRAGSWGTVQELRISEPHEKFEGVPLVGVYPVPTRYSYWLGDTKQNSTSMDYTISASYYKKDNWSMLWPESEMISVPPKDSATINVTLITPNDLQTGVYQGFLTFESDRHTVNAPVSFVIKQPVTENETTILIQGKQSDDVLYGNGYTKGAFDMVNRYMAGDWRQYYFDIQNESINSGAIELSWISDDTNLAVFVMDPSGKIIQTNVPSGVFGHFLKWPSLDWLGNSLFSQGGGFFPVKNKDDTSTVLFVPINQTGTYTLLTHSTLFGGNSTTEPITLAAKFTNISPEMLSYNEQIQIESESMISDLKDNATTPVKIPETTIRDKSDLSLESDSSFSAGIAIGVVIGIAIGILFIFINRQKPPK; translated from the coding sequence ATGCCCAAAGCGGCTATTCTCTTTTCCATGCTACTTCTTTCATCTGTATTGACAAATTCTTATGCATTAACTCCTGGAGATTTAGTTTTAGATGATGTCAAAACTCCGATGACATTTGATTCTGAAATATTAGATGTTGATTCTGATTTTTTTATAGAGAATGATTTTAAAAGATATTTAATTTTTGGAACAAATACACAAGACATTGATTTTTTAAAAAATAATTCATTATATGGAATTCAATCTGATACAGGATTTTTTTATATCTCTGTTCTTTCTGAACAATCAGCTTCCAACCTTATCTCCCAGGGTTACTATGTCATTGAAGATTCCAAATTAGATTTTCATTTGTCTGATAATATAATTTCAGATTCTTCAAGAATTGGTGAGATCACTGGTTCAAGCGTTGCTAAAAAAAAATATGGTGCATCAGGTAATGGTACTGTAATTGCAATTATAGATACTGGTGTTGATTTCTCAAATCCTGATATTCAACACTCAGTTGCACGAGATAAAATAAATCATCCTATAATGCTTGATCCTGATGGACAGGGCATTGTTCTAACAAATGCGACCTTCTTTGCATATATAGATAAAAATGACATCATTAGAAATTACAGTAAACCAATTCCTCCAGACATGACTTCATCAGCATATGTGAATAAAGATGGCGTTTTTCTTGATGTATCCCAAGGAGGCAAAGGCAGTAAAATTCCAATTTATAATTCATTTTTTCCACAGCTTGGTTCATCACCAATTTTTGAAGGAATACTAGACAAAGATATGAAAATTGGAAACGATAATAGAAATTACATAAAATCAAAAAGTGGCGTATACCATCTTGGTGTAATCTACCAAGGTGGATTACAGGGACCTTTAGCTAGAATACAAGTTGTACCAGTTCTTGTAGTCGATTCATTTATTTCTGGAGTTTATGACACTATGATTCCTGATCTTAGTACCTCTTGGGAAGATTACACTAGATTTGATCTAAAATCAGGTCAAAAGCCAAATTATGACTTTGATTTTACTGATGAAAAACCAATTGTGCTGGGAAGTGGCAAAGAGTTTCTAGTCTATGATTCAAACAATGATGGAAAAAATGATTATAGTGCAGGAACATTTGGTGCACAAGTTCTTGATGTTTATGGTGTAATTAAAAATAATGTAACTGACATTGATGATTCATTAAAAGCAATTAATGGTACATTGTTACCCGCATTAGATTCTGATGGTAATTTTTTTGGTATAATGAGTGATTTTATGGGTCATGGAACTTCTAGTGCGGCATCCATTACTTCTCGAGGTCAGGAGATATATGATATTTACAACAATACCAAAAAACATACTATTGTTGGTGTTGCACCTGATGCAAAGATTGTGCCCGTAAAGGCATTATGGTTTGGCGATACAGTTTATGGCTGGTTGTGGTCTGCAGGATTTGAAAACAAAGATCATACCTGGAAATTTTCAGGCAAACCCAAAGTCGACATAATTTCTAATAGTTGGGGCGTATCAAATTTTCCATCTTTTAGTGCATCACCTGGAATGGATGTACTGTCATTGATTCTAAGCGTACTTGTAACTCCTCATTCATTAGATGATGATTATCCTGGTATTACAATAATCTCCAGTGCAGGAAATTCTGGACATGGATATGGAACAATTGGATTGCCAAATGCATCACCTTTTGGAATTTCAGTTGGTGCAACAACTAACAACATATTTGTTGGATATGGTCCGTTCAAAGATCAACCGCGATTTGGGAATACTACAACTCACCGTGATCAGGTTGTAGATTTTTCAAGTAGAGGTCCAGGCTCCATCGGAGATCCAAAACCTGACATAATGAGTATTGGTGCTCACGGTTTTACTCCATCAAATGTTATAAAAATTAAAAAAGATTCCAAAGATGAATCTTTTTCATTATTTGGGGGAACCAGTATGGCTGCACCACTAGTTTCTGGAAGCGCTGCAATCTTGATGGAGGAGATGAGAAAACAATCCCAAGATTATGATCCATTTTTGATTAAAAATATCCTAATGTCTACTGCAACTGATCTACAAAACGATCCTTTCACTCAAGGTTCTGGTTTAGTAAATGTTGAATCTGCTTTGAATTATGTTCATGGAAATGATGGTGTTTTCATTGTGTACAATGATGCATCATATGACAATATCAAAAAGATTCTTGAACCTGCAATTGAAAATATCAATTCAACTGCAATAGGATTTGATCAATTTCAACTTTCTTCAAATTCTCTTCCTATGACTAGTTGGTTTGGAGGTCAACTGAATCCAGGAGATAGAACTACTGCCACTTTTACAATTAAAAATCCAACCAATGACACCCTCTCTATTAATGTGAAATCACAGACCTTGTCATTAATCACAAAAAATCAATTTGATGGGAAAACCGTTGTACGACAACAAGATTCTATTTTGAATAAAACTGATACATTCATTCCGAACTATGTTAGACTATCTGATGTGACCAATCATGAAACCATTGGCGATTTTTTTAATGAACAAAATCCAATTCCTGACGAGTCATCACTAATGATAGTAAATGTTAATTTTCCATTTAGTGATTTCATGAATAGTACATCTGATGTATATGCTGATGATCTGAAAATTTCTTCGTTATATCTTTATGATTGGATTGACAACAATAATGATACAAAAATTACAAGCGATGAATTATCCATGGTTAATAGAGCTGGTTCTTGGGGAACAGTTCAGGAATTAAGAATTTCAGAACCTCATGAAAAGTTTGAAGGCGTTCCATTAGTTGGAGTTTATCCAGTACCTACGAGATATTCATACTGGTTAGGTGACACAAAACAAAACTCAACTTCTATGGACTATACAATTTCTGCAAGTTATTATAAAAAAGATAATTGGTCCATGTTGTGGCCAGAATCTGAAATGATATCTGTACCGCCAAAAGACTCTGCCACAATTAATGTGACGTTGATTACTCCTAATGATTTGCAGACAGGAGTCTATCAAGGATTTTTAACTTTTGAAAGTGATAGACATACTGTAAACGCCCCAGTATCTTTTGTGATTAAACAACCTGTAACTGAAAACGAGACAACAATATTGATTCAAGGAAAACAAAGTGATGACGTACTTTATGGAAATGGATATACAAAAGGTGCATTTGATATGGTTAATCGATACATGGCAGGTGACTGGAGACAATATTATTTTGATATTCAAAATGAATCAATTAATTCTGGAGCAATTGAACTATCCTGGATTAGCGATGATACAAATCTTGCAGTATTTGTAATGGATCCATCAGGGAAAATAATACAAACCAATGTTCCTTCAGGTGTATTTGGACATTTTCTAAAATGGCCTTCTCTTGATTGGTTGGGTAATTCTCTTTTCAGTCAAGGTGGTGGTTTTTTCCCAGTAAAAAACAAGGATGATACTTCAACTGTTCTTTTTGTTCCAATAAACCAAACAGGAACTTACACACTTTTGACTCATTCAACATTGTTTGGCGGAAATTCAACAACTGAACCAATTACACTTGCAGCTAAATTTACAAATATTTCGCCTGAAATGTTGTCTTACAATGAACAAATCCAAATTGAATCTGAATCTATGATTTCTGACTTGAAAGACAATGCCACAACACCTGTAAAAATCCCTGAAACTACAATTAGAGACAAGTCTGATTTATCTCTAGAATCAGATTCATCTTTTAGTGCTGGTATTGCAATTGGTGTTGTTATCGGAATTGCGATCGGAATACTGTTTATTTTTATCAATAGACAAAAACCTCCCAAATAA
- a CDS encoding twin-arginine translocation signal domain-containing protein, with protein MSELGTKKSGGLSRRDFLKLMGAAGTGLAFAPFVPFGNFMPNPNQASLEKVPVILPDGTQANINTYPINHGEVITYPSTGDTALDAEAFRKWQFIRLPEELGGGKKDTTAIRAYSMICLHLWCLWKYWPDEGRKRGECPCHGSMYDPVTGTAFLGPASVQAAPSNTLAQLTLEIDSDGFVFILPPKFNANENGVIGYGRFA; from the coding sequence ATGTCAGAGCTTGGGACAAAAAAGTCTGGCGGATTATCCAGAAGAGACTTTCTAAAGTTAATGGGTGCCGCAGGAACAGGATTAGCATTTGCTCCCTTTGTCCCATTTGGTAATTTCATGCCAAATCCAAACCAGGCATCTCTTGAAAAAGTTCCAGTAATTTTACCTGATGGCACTCAGGCAAATATCAATACTTATCCAATTAATCACGGCGAAGTAATCACATATCCATCAACTGGCGATACTGCACTGGATGCTGAAGCATTTCGAAAGTGGCAATTCATTAGACTTCCTGAAGAATTAGGGGGAGGAAAAAAAGATACAACTGCAATTCGAGCCTATAGTATGATATGTTTGCATCTTTGGTGTTTGTGGAAATATTGGCCAGATGAAGGTCGAAAGAGAGGCGAATGTCCTTGTCATGGTAGTATGTATGATCCTGTTACTGGAACAGCTTTTCTTGGTCCTGCATCAGTGCAAGCTGCCCCATCAAACACACTAGCTCAATTGACTCTTGAAATTGATTCTGACGGTTTTGTATTTATTTTACCACCAAAGTTTAACGCAAATGAAAATGGAGTAATTGGATATGGCCGCTTCGCTTGA